A DNA window from Staphylococcus warneri contains the following coding sequences:
- the mraY gene encoding phospho-N-acetylmuramoyl-pentapeptide-transferase, translating to MIFVYAMLSLLITFVLVPILIPTLKRMKFGQSIREEGPQSHMKKTGTPTMGGLTFLISIIITSVVAIIFVDHSNPIILLLFVTLGFGLIGFIDDYIIVVKKNNQGLTSKQKFLAQILIAVIFFVLSNVFNLVNFSTTLHIPFTDAGIPLSFAYVIFIIFWQVGFSNAVNLTDGLDGLATGLSIIGFAMYAIMSFVLDAPAIGIFCIIMVFALLGFLPYNLNPAKVFMGDTGSLALGGIFATISIVLNQELSLVFIGFVFVVETLSVMLQVASYKLTKKRIFKMSPIHHHFELCGWNEWKVVTVFWSVGLITGLIGLWIGVH from the coding sequence ATGATTTTTGTATATGCGATGTTATCGCTTCTAATAACTTTTGTACTTGTACCCATACTTATTCCAACATTAAAAAGAATGAAATTTGGACAAAGCATTCGTGAAGAAGGACCACAAAGCCATATGAAGAAAACGGGCACACCGACAATGGGTGGCTTAACATTCTTAATTAGTATTATTATTACTTCAGTAGTTGCCATTATTTTTGTGGATCACTCAAATCCCATCATTTTATTATTATTTGTGACACTTGGATTTGGTTTGATTGGTTTTATCGATGATTACATTATTGTAGTTAAAAAGAACAATCAAGGTTTAACAAGTAAACAGAAATTTCTAGCTCAAATTCTAATTGCAGTTATATTTTTTGTATTAAGTAACGTGTTTAACTTAGTTAACTTCTCAACAACATTACATATTCCGTTTACTGACGCTGGTATTCCTCTTTCATTTGCTTATGTTATCTTTATCATCTTTTGGCAAGTTGGATTTTCAAACGCAGTAAATTTAACAGATGGACTTGATGGTTTAGCAACAGGCCTATCAATTATTGGCTTTGCGATGTACGCGATTATGAGTTTTGTATTAGATGCACCTGCTATTGGTATCTTCTGCATTATCATGGTATTTGCTTTATTAGGATTTTTACCATATAACTTAAATCCAGCTAAAGTATTCATGGGTGATACTGGTAGCTTAGCACTTGGTGGTATTTTTGCTACAATTTCAATCGTGTTAAATCAAGAATTATCACTTGTATTTATTGGTTTCGTATTTGTAGTAGAAACATTATCAGTTATGTTACAAGTTGCATCATATAAATTAACTAAAAAACGTATTTTCAAAATGAGTCCTATTCATCACCATTTCGAATTATGTGGATGGAATGAATGGAAAGTTGTAACTGTATTTTGGTCAGTCGGTTTAATTACAGGTCTAATTGGCTTATGGATTGGAGTGCACTAA